The DNA window AATATATCACTCAAGATTTGTACCATTTTGATACTCATGGTGAAGATCACCAAGGTAAAGTTCTAGGTGAATATGTCAGTGCTCGGCGCCTTCCTTCCTTTGTTGCTAAAGCACAGCACTATCAACTTGATTCTCAGCTGCGCGCTGCAATGAGGCTTGCATGATGAGCATAATCTTGTTCACGATTTGGTGCTTAGGCAGTCTACTGGCTTTGAAACACTATTGGCAGCGTCGTCGGTACGTCAAACTGCGGTTAGTCCGATATATTACTCAGCCCAAGCCTATAGAAAAAGCTATTGTTAAGCCGCGATACTCAGCAGGGCAAGTTGGAGGCTTTTGGCGCCGAACGCAAGCACTATTGCGACGTCAAGATAAGCTTTTTCTGGCTTTAGCTTCTTGCATATTGCCGTTTTTGGTTTCTTGGTGGCTACCACCGCAACATTGGTACTGGCAAGCTTTGCTAGTTATATCTTGTGTGATTGGGCTGTTTGGCGTTTTGTTTGCCTTGCGCCGCAGGCAGCAGGTCGAAGAGTTTGAGAAAGCTATTGTACAGGTCTTGGGTTTAGTGAGCCGAGCGGTTTCTGCTGGGTTGTCTGTTCAGCAGGCGTTAGAGCAGGTAGCGAAAACTCAAGAGGGGATATTAGGCAGAGAGTTTTCTCGCATTAACGATAACTTATCTCTTGGTATTCCGCTGCGCCAAGCTTTGGATGAGGCATGTACTTGTTTGCCCTATAACACTTTTCGATACTTTACTGTCGCGTTAGTACTCAATCAAAGTAATGGCGGACAATTGAGGGATATCTTGCACAATCTGAGCAGAACGCTGCATGACAATCGTGCGATGCGAAAGAAGGTTGCCAGCATGACCTCAGAGCCTAGGATGACGGCGAAGTTTTTGTCGTTTCTTCCAGTTTTTCTCATTTTGGCGGTTGCTTGGATTGATCCATCTTTGTTCGAATTGCTCATCTACAGCGAAAGTGGCCAGTGGGTGCTCATTTATTGTGGCCTCAGCATAGCGCTAGGCGGTTTGACGCTGCATTCGCTCACAAAAAATAGGAAGTTCTCATGATCACCATGATAGCGACTGTTTTGATTATTACGGGTGTCTTTAGTTCCTTGGTGTGTTTTAGGCTCGCGCGTCAGCAAGACTTGGTACAACGCCGCCTTAATCAGGTGAGCTGTGTGTCTCTTGCCGCTAGTTCACAAAGGATTAAATGGCGTTGGAAGTCCAATCCTGAGCGTCGTAAAGCGTTGGCGTTAATCGGGTTTAATCACGACTTAGCTGAAACACTGTTTGTATTATTTCGGCTTTCTATCATGGTCGTGGGCG is part of the Vibrio aquimaris genome and encodes:
- a CDS encoding type II secretion system F family protein yields the protein MSIILFTIWCLGSLLALKHYWQRRRYVKLRLVRYITQPKPIEKAIVKPRYSAGQVGGFWRRTQALLRRQDKLFLALASCILPFLVSWWLPPQHWYWQALLVISCVIGLFGVLFALRRRQQVEEFEKAIVQVLGLVSRAVSAGLSVQQALEQVAKTQEGILGREFSRINDNLSLGIPLRQALDEACTCLPYNTFRYFTVALVLNQSNGGQLRDILHNLSRTLHDNRAMRKKVASMTSEPRMTAKFLSFLPVFLILAVAWIDPSLFELLIYSESGQWVLIYCGLSIALGGLTLHSLTKNRKFS